The Aedes albopictus strain Foshan chromosome 2, AalbF5, whole genome shotgun sequence region ACAACACGTGTTTATTagaccgtcccttattttgcaaaatttagaaatgttataggtTCGTtaatggaaaatgatcgttttagctaaaaatgatcgtgtcaaaatttgaagtccgtatctcaaggctaagtggtccctcaaggggcctagagttgtcaaaaattgtatgggaccaaaaaaacatgaaatttttttggacaaaacaaatacgctattccactaaaaccggtgattttgggaccctaaagggccaaaaatgtgcttagatttgcgatatctctattcgtttccaagatattgacaaaaaacaactgagaaatcagcatttttgaccatttttttttaaattccgaaggacacttaccctattttgttcaataactcaaaaacgagtagagatatcacaaatctaagcacatttttggccctcttgggtcctaaaatcaccgatttagtagataagcgtatttttttgtcgaaaaaaatttcatgttcttttggtcccatacattttttgacaactttaggccctttgagggaccacttagccttgagatacggacttcaaattttgacacgatcattttttagctaaaacgatcattttccactaacgaacttgtaacatttctaaattttgcaaaataagggacggcctagtgggcacgttgtattcgcggtattactgcaacacctggcggatggcgaacatctgatccgttgtagcgcgttcgcccatgaatccagcctgatattgccccacaaactctcttgcaatcggtgataaacggcggcataaaatttgagatagggtaggtaatcaaaagttgaatcaaattgcggctttctgatgtagcgcaaattttgagtgatattTTCTCCCACAtgaaaataatttactacggcaaaaactaatgtacatgaaagccacgagtataagctttctgttaagtggtaaaaagtttgtatttgcaccgaatttcatagAAAAATACGATTAtttgtcaacaatgattttaatcttaatttgaaccatcgtaatcataatttgaaccaattttaatcttaatttgaactactggcggcagcagctcgagcatctcccacaacagccaatttcgtgctgaacaactgaaaaacacatggatctgctaattcccataactatttttcattaatcAGTGGAATTTctactaagaatgttctaaactcttcaggaacttagaaactaaatttggaatttttcatcttccaagagtaaacaaaacaatcaTTAGCGcagtctacaggccaacactggaagctcgcccccgtttactagttcaaatttagattacaaatggttcaatttaagataacattctccaagtaggAATTACTTAAagttgataattttatgacaaataatgcgaaatattatttggttggtcgattctacgataaataagctttcatttgacgtgttcacatattgcgtgtgatacaatgcatgagctgtacgagtgcaccgaaaatgtgctttctttgGGGGGAAATGGGTAAAATCACagcgatttttcaattgcctgtttttcattacaaaaacgcttttttcaatgattttaaaatccatgttatcaggtaatattacggaaagctgtttaacatctcctagatctgttatcacgccaccttcggtgcttgcaccgccgccattgaggtgttcatcgtaatCCTGTCGCCACCTCTCGATCAGCTCACGATCGCtcatgagaagattcccgtggttgtctcggcacatatcggcttgttGCACAAAGCCCCAATGCCTCTGCGCGAGCAGTTTAGCTTcatgtagaacttccgtgtgttccTAGCGCGGTACAACTTTTCCATCGCTTCGTGATGTCGTTctacctgctggcgcttctttctccggaagactgagttctgcctgtttcgcgcctgtctATTACGTGCCCCATTCGccatcgtacggtgttgcaacactctcgcccatgctgtaacttttcatattcgccgtcgtatcagtcgtttatgtgattcggagtcgcgaatccTAGTgcaatggcggatcggatgtccctccagccatcttcaagtgtagctgcgccaagcttgaATTTAAATTTGGCTGGTGATAATTTGTGTAAATTTTTGTAAATTAATTTATATAATAATACTAAACCTTAtcaaaatttttcatatttttcaacaGACTTTCCAAAATGTCGCTGTACCCATCCCTCGAAGACATGCAGGTGGACAAGATTCTGCAGTCGCAGAACGCGGCCATCTCGAACGCCGTcgcgcaacagcaacagcaatacGGACTACCCGAACCACCACCGGCCTACACAATGAATCCGTACCCTCAGCTGAACAGCCTGCTCCCTGTCGGTGCCGTTGGAAACAATGAACCCGAACTCTCAAAAAAGTCGGAATTTTTCTATCCGGACTTGGCGAACTATCTGGGTTTGGAGCTGAGTGAGGGGGCCATCGCTGCCAATATGCCCGAGTATCTGAGCAGCAACCGCGACGCTCGAATGACAGCCTATCAACCGCAGGCGTCTGCTGTGGTGACTGTTAACAATGCCAACATGGTGGCACCGGTTTCCGGTGGATCAGTGGGACTGCAGCGCGGGCAGGTCACCAACGGAATTCGTGAGGTAATTTAAGTAGCTTATCTAAGGTCTCATTTGGTTCAGTAAATGATCAGTTTTGAGTTCCTTTCAAGAAGTTATGCATGGAATGTTTGCTAtgcattttaaaattttgcacatCAATTGATTTGGATTGTTATTTTAGAAGGATTGCTAAAAAATCTATTCCAATTGAAATTATTCTAAATATGAGTTAATTTAGAATATAATTTCTAATTATTGTAAATAATTATATAACTAATTATTGCACGTTTGTTACAGTTGATTCTTTGCAAGGGCGCAGATAAAAAGGTTGGATTACGAGCACAGGCCATCAATAAAGGCGTTTTCGTGTGTGTGGTGGTTAAAAACAGTCCAGCAGCTTTGGCAGGCCTTCGGTTCGGAGATCAAATCTTGCAGGTGAACGGAACCTTGGTGGCTGGCTACTCGGTTGACGATGTCCATAAGCTGCTGAAAAAGAGCGACAAGAACAATATCTCCCTGGTGGTTCGCGATCGCCCATTCGAAAGGGCTGTTACCTTGCATAAGGATTCGGCGGGAGCCGTTGGATTCCAGTTCAACAATGGCAAAATTACGGCTATCGTGAAGGATTCGTCTGCTGCCCGCAACGGACTTCTCATTGAGCATCAGCTGCTGGAAATAAATGGACAGAATGTGATCGGCATGAAGGATAAGGAAATTTCCCAGCTGATAACAGCTGGCGGTCAAATTATCACCGTGACTGTTATTCCGACGATTATCTATGATGTAATGATGAAGAAGCTTTCTACTTCTTTCAtaaggggcaaaatggaccactcgGTACCCGATTTCTAAACGAATTGCTTTCCAacgatgccaaacgatgtttgttTTCAACCGTTATATTATAATACAACATTAAATATATACCATTAATGTTTTTACAGAATGAACTGAATATTCAGGATACAGTCAATTTGTGGGTGGGATCACGATATTCACGCACAATTTTGATTGACAGAATTACACGATTGATACAAAGCGTGGCAAATATTAGCGGGTTGAAACATTCTTTACAAAAGCGTACATGTAATCAATAGTGTCATTTGCAATAAAAGCATTTTATATCTTAAATTAAGCAGTAGGAATCCAGTTCTCCGCTAGTGATAATGGCGCTGCAAGTACGGGATTCAGAATTTCGACGATTGTTTGGGAGGGAAAGGAACTGGCTTCATTTCGTCCCAATATGTAATTCAAACCGCATTTTGTATCCACTAACGATATTGTCGCTCGCGGAGAGTGGACCAGATTATTAAAATAAAACATTTACTCCTTAATGCATGCTCGCAATTATTCTCTAAAACTATTCGAAATTTTATATTTCTGTCCGTCAGTGTCTTTAATCGTTGAATTCCTGACAATAATTATACTACATAACACCAATATTATAATAATTGGAAAAGTATTGAATAATTCCAATCGACCATGAAACGGTATGATCATTACTGGAATGACTATCCAATAGTACCATACTATAAAGGATTTTGGGTATTATGTATACCTATATAACCAAGCAGGAATCACTACACTCTAAATAATGTTCACGTacgatttacgtgaaatatcacgtagctcatccTTATTCTGAAAACCTCAAAAGTTACGTGACATTGGTAACCTTCACTCGATAACCATGTCGTATGCACCACTCTGTTTGGTCAAATC contains the following coding sequences:
- the LOC109400980 gene encoding syntenin-1 isoform X2; translation: MSLYPSLEDMQVDKILQSQNAAISNAVAQQQQQYGLPEPPPAYTMNPYPQLNSLLPVGAVGNNEPELSKKSEFFYPDLANYLGLELSEGAIAANMPEYLSSNRDARMTAYQPQASAVVTVNNANMVAPVSGGSVGLQRGQVTNGIRELILCKGADKKVGLRAQAINKGVFVCVVVKNSPAALAGLRFGDQILQVNGTLVAGYSVDDVHKLLKKSDKNNISLVVRDRPFERAVTLHKDSAGAVGFQFNNGKITAIVKDSSAARNGLLIEHQLLEINGQNVIGMKDKEISQLITAGGQIITVTVIPTIIYDVMMKKLSTSFIRGKMDHSVPDF
- the LOC109400980 gene encoding syntenin-1 isoform X1 — translated: MNHSINARTAAGNLVLSKMSLYPSLEDMQVDKILQSQNAAISNAVAQQQQQYGLPEPPPAYTMNPYPQLNSLLPVGAVGNNEPELSKKSEFFYPDLANYLGLELSEGAIAANMPEYLSSNRDARMTAYQPQASAVVTVNNANMVAPVSGGSVGLQRGQVTNGIRELILCKGADKKVGLRAQAINKGVFVCVVVKNSPAALAGLRFGDQILQVNGTLVAGYSVDDVHKLLKKSDKNNISLVVRDRPFERAVTLHKDSAGAVGFQFNNGKITAIVKDSSAARNGLLIEHQLLEINGQNVIGMKDKEISQLITAGGQIITVTVIPTIIYDVMMKKLSTSFIRGKMDHSVPDF